The nucleotide sequence TATTTGAATACAAATAAATATAAATTACGGTAATTAATACTAAAAAGTGACAAATGAACAGGCTTTAAGTAAACAAATGTAACAATATAATTTGATAACAATAAACAAAAAATAAAAAGAAATCGTTGACAATAATATTGGGGTTTGATAAAATGTAATCAACACATAGTGAACAAATAACAATTACTATGTGTGCAATTGTGCAAGTTATAAATAGAAAAAGTAATCATTTAAAGAATTTATCAGGGGGGTATACTTATAACGATTAGACTAATAATAAAACCATAAATAAGTTTTTACTGGGGGAGGAGTAAGATGACTTCGATAAAAGCATCTAGCAATGATAACAATTCTAAACTATTGAAAAATTTAAGGTATATAAAAGAAAATTATCAATTATATCTTTTTATTTTACCTGCAATAATTCTATTATTTATATTTGCCTACTTACCGATGTATGGTATTGTAATAGCCTTCAAAGATTTTAATGTATTAAAAGGTATTATAGATAGCCCTTGGGTTGGGTTTAAATATTTTGAAAGATTTATAGATTCGCCTAAATTTCTTGAGGTATTTACCAATACTTTGAAGCTTAGTTTTTATGGTTTGCTGTGGGGGTTCCCGGCGCCAATAATTTTAGCTCTTATGCTAAATAGATTAAAAAGCAAATTTATTAAGAAAAATGTTCAACTTGTTTTGTATGCCCCAAATTTTATTTCAGTAGTAGTTATTTCAGGTATGATCTTCTTGTTTCTATCACCAGTAGGTATTGTTAATAAAATTGTTACTGCATTTGGGGGGAAACCAATTAATTTCATGCTTGAGCCCAAGTATTTCAGAACAATCTTTATCGCAAGTGGTATATGGCAAAGCGCTGGATGGGCGTCCATCATATATATGGCTGCGCTTTCAAATGTTTCTCAAGATTTAGTTGATGCTGCTGTTATTGATGGTGCAAGTATATTTAAACAAATCATCCACATAGATTTACCGACAATTAAACCTATTATGGTTATACAGCTCATATTTGCAATGGGAGGCATAATGAATGCCGGAGGTGAAAAGGCGCTGTTGTTATATAAAGCTGGGAACAGTCCTACTTCACTTGTTATCTCAACTTACACTTATCAGATAGGTATGGAAAGAGCA is from Clostridium thermarum and encodes:
- a CDS encoding ABC transporter permease, with the translated sequence MTSIKASSNDNNSKLLKNLRYIKENYQLYLFILPAIILLFIFAYLPMYGIVIAFKDFNVLKGIIDSPWVGFKYFERFIDSPKFLEVFTNTLKLSFYGLLWGFPAPIILALMLNRLKSKFIKKNVQLVLYAPNFISVVVISGMIFLFLSPVGIVNKIVTAFGGKPINFMLEPKYFRTIFIASGIWQSAGWASIIYMAALSNVSQDLVDAAVIDGASIFKQIIHIDLPTIKPIMVIQLIFAMGGIMNAGGEKALLLYKAGNSPTSLVISTYTYQIGMERADWSYGAAIGLFNTVINLILLITADRIAKRLNDGQGL